The following are from one region of the Flavobacteriaceae bacterium UJ101 genome:
- the hemE|UROD gene encoding uroporphyrinogen decarboxylase (Catalyzes the decarboxylation of four acetate groups of uroporphyrinogen-III to yield coproporphyrinogen-III; Belongs to the uroporphyrinogen decarboxylase family.; KEGG: plu:plu0489 uroporphyrinogen decarboxylase), whose translation MAYKNDLFLRALNGESLERPPVWMMRQAGRYLPDFMKLKEKYDFFTRCRTPELATEITVMPIRQVGTDAAILFSDILVVPQAMNIDVEMKPGVGPWVPEPIRSQKDVDQVIVPNIDETLGYVLDAIKMTKQELNDEVPLIGFAGSPWTVFCYAVEGKGSKTFDIAKGFCFQEREAAHQLLQKFTDTSIQYLLKKVEAGCDVIQIFDSWGGLLSPQDYQEFSWPYINQIVEAVSEKAKVIVFAKGCWFAMEEMAKSKASGLGVDWTLTPKLARQMTGGNITLQGNFDPAALLAPIPEIQKRVKEMIDAFGTDRYIANLGHGILPNIPVDHAKAFVEAVKNYQK comes from the coding sequence ATGGCATATAAAAACGACTTATTCCTACGTGCATTAAATGGAGAATCTTTAGAGCGTCCACCTGTATGGATGATGCGTCAAGCAGGACGTTATTTACCTGATTTCATGAAATTAAAAGAGAAATATGATTTCTTTACACGTTGTCGTACACCTGAACTAGCTACTGAAATTACAGTAATGCCAATTCGTCAAGTGGGAACTGATGCAGCTATTTTATTTTCTGATATTTTGGTTGTTCCCCAAGCTATGAATATTGATGTTGAAATGAAACCAGGTGTAGGGCCTTGGGTTCCAGAACCTATTCGTTCTCAAAAAGATGTCGATCAAGTTATTGTTCCAAACATTGATGAAACATTAGGCTATGTTTTAGATGCCATTAAAATGACCAAACAAGAATTAAACGATGAAGTGCCTCTTATTGGTTTTGCAGGATCCCCTTGGACTGTATTTTGTTATGCCGTTGAAGGAAAAGGTTCTAAAACGTTTGATATTGCCAAAGGTTTTTGCTTTCAAGAACGTGAAGCTGCACATCAGTTACTACAAAAATTTACCGATACTTCTATTCAGTACCTACTAAAAAAAGTAGAAGCAGGTTGTGATGTTATTCAGATTTTTGATAGCTGGGGGGGGTTACTTTCTCCTCAAGATTATCAAGAATTTTCATGGCCGTATATTAATCAAATTGTTGAGGCAGTTAGTGAAAAAGCAAAAGTTATTGTATTTGCAAAAGGTTGTTGGTTTGCTATGGAAGAAATGGCAAAATCTAAAGCATCCGGATTGGGTGTAGATTGGACTTTGACTCCTAAATTAGCCCGCCAAATGACAGGAGGCAATATTACGTTACAAGGGAATTTTGATCCAGCTGCTTTATTAGCTCCAATCCCTGAAATTCAAAAACGAGTTAAAGAAATGATTGATGCTTTTGGTACCGATCGTTATATTGCAAATTTAGGACATGGTATTTTACCAAATATTCCTGTCGATCACGCTAAAGCCTTTGTTGAAGCTGTTAAAAACTATCAAAAATAA
- the truB|PUS4|TRUB1 gene encoding tRNA pseudouridine(55) synthase (Responsible for synthesis of pseudouridine from uracil- 55 in the psi GC loop of transfer RNAs; Belongs to the pseudouridine synthase TruB family. Type 1 subfamily.; KEGG: chz:CHSO_1617 tRNA pseudouridine55 synthase) has translation MTLEELQSGKILLIDKPLDWTSFDVVNKIRWEIRKKYHLKKFKVGHAGTLDPKATGLLILCLGKETKNIETYQGQEKIYTGTIKLGVTTPSYDTETEEEGNFPIDHISKELIKKTLPQFTGTIQQYPPIFSALKKEGKRLYEFARAGKEVEVKPRQIHIQNFEITSTELPYLDFNVTCSKGTYIRSLAHDFGKALNSGGYLTALRREQIGNFTIQNAFSIEKAIEIIQEGYDF, from the coding sequence ATGACACTTGAAGAATTACAGTCTGGAAAAATTTTACTTATTGACAAACCATTAGATTGGACTTCATTTGATGTGGTGAACAAAATTCGTTGGGAAATTCGAAAAAAATATCATTTAAAAAAATTCAAAGTAGGTCATGCTGGGACTTTAGATCCCAAAGCAACAGGATTACTCATTCTTTGCCTTGGTAAAGAAACCAAAAATATTGAAACTTATCAAGGTCAAGAAAAAATCTACACCGGAACTATTAAATTAGGAGTTACAACTCCTTCATACGATACGGAAACTGAAGAAGAAGGAAACTTTCCTATTGATCATATAAGCAAGGAATTAATAAAAAAAACGCTACCACAATTTACTGGAACTATTCAACAATACCCTCCTATTTTTTCAGCTTTAAAAAAAGAAGGAAAGCGATTGTATGAATTTGCAAGAGCAGGAAAAGAAGTAGAAGTAAAACCACGACAAATTCATATTCAAAATTTTGAAATAACATCTACGGAATTGCCTTACTTAGACTTTAATGTCACCTGTAGTAAAGGAACATATATTCGTTCTCTAGCACATGATTTTGGTAAAGCCTTAAATTCGGGAGGTTATTTAACTGCTTTAAGGCGTGAACAAATTGGGAATTTCACTATACAAAATGCTTTCTCAATCGAAAAAGCTATTGAAATCATACAAGAGGGGTATGATTTTTAA
- the rimL gene encoding putative ribosomal N-acetyltransferase YdaF (Putative N-acetyltransferase. May act on ribosomal proteins (Potential); Belongs to the acetyltransferase family; Contains 1 N-acetyltransferase domain.; KEGG: win:WPG_2773 ribosomal-protein-serine acetyltransferase; Transferring groups other than amino-acyl groups) produces MRFSLVDFKKVSAEDFFNLIEKNRTDLIDHFPKTLSFCQSLEQTKDFIAYNLEEMEEQKSIPFCIINMDSNELIGYIKILNIDADIPKCELAYFTDTDYQGKGIMSTALSKIIRFSFEKLNMNKIYARTAKDNLPSQKTILKNGFVQEGILRSDFKDINGHLHDCLYFGLLKIDWEQN; encoded by the coding sequence ATGCGTTTTTCACTAGTCGATTTTAAAAAAGTAAGTGCTGAAGATTTTTTTAATTTAATTGAAAAAAATAGAACTGATTTAATAGATCATTTTCCAAAAACATTATCTTTTTGCCAGTCACTTGAACAAACAAAAGATTTTATTGCTTATAATTTAGAAGAAATGGAGGAGCAAAAATCCATCCCATTCTGCATTATAAATATGGATTCCAATGAATTAATTGGCTATATCAAAATTTTAAACATCGATGCTGACATACCAAAATGTGAATTAGCCTATTTTACCGATACGGATTATCAAGGAAAAGGTATTATGTCAACTGCATTATCAAAAATCATCCGTTTTAGTTTTGAAAAATTAAACATGAACAAAATTTATGCTCGAACAGCAAAAGATAATCTACCCAGTCAAAAAACTATTTTAAAAAATGGATTTGTTCAAGAAGGTATCTTACGAAGTGATTTTAAAGATATTAACGGTCATTTACACGATTGTCTTTATTTCGGACTATTAAAAATAGATTGGGAACAAAATTAA
- a CDS encoding ferrichrome-iron receptor (This receptor binds the ferrichrome-iron ligand. It interacts with the TonB protein, which is responsible for energy coupling of the ferrichrome-promoted iron transport system. Acts as a receptor for bacteriophage T5 as well as T1, phi80 and colicin M. Binding of T5 triggers the opening of a high conductance ion channel. Can also transport the antibiotic albomycin; Belongs to the TonB-dependent receptor family.): MKKKLLTILTLLSVHHFYAQEQDSIDLDGEFIESVVLEGYRDKSEYVSKMPLKNIENPQVYSTVSENLLKQQIITNYDDAMKNVPGVQQLWQSTGRGVSNGAYYSVRGFSVQPTMLNGLPGLTSGYPDPANVERIEVIKGPSGTLFGSQITSYGGLINVITKKPKKDFEGELSYTLGENTLNRVTADINTPIDKQGKLTSRFVGAFHTEDSYQDYGFNRSYLFAPSFSYKPSDRLSFLVQAQFTDSEITNPTMLFLDRANPLTVDNINDFQYNPYHSYTSDDLTLENPTFNIQTQANYKIADNWNSQTVFQVGESRSKGIYSYLYEGTTTLNNVLTQQSFPTLSQGSMFMRLFSDQNITNTTFDIQQNFTGNFKVGNMKNKLLVGLDYYHNKQRDKSSNYISNGAIYFGNDDANYVNQVLNLFVQNFSPDQYPISGANGNLTKEGAEQLLQTTTYNDNEVKNKVYSAYVSDVLDVTSRLALSAGLRLDYFDSQESGADQTTLSPRFGAVYQVIPKKLSLFGNYMNGFTNTTPRSVADTAGNNVSIKEFDPEQANQWEFGIKTSLIDNKMVSSLSFYDIKVTDRIMADPNNPNNFIQGGEVRSKGVELDVRANPFAGLDMIVGYSYNDSKVEKTDNQEILGTRPLEAGADHLFNFWVNYTMQDYSFLKGLGFGIGGNYTSEMAIINYASTGVFNVPAEFILNAAVSYEFSKFKINAKVDNLTDREYYRGWTTINPQMPRRFLGSITYKF, translated from the coding sequence ATGAAAAAAAAATTACTAACCATCTTAACATTACTTAGTGTTCATCATTTCTATGCTCAAGAGCAAGATTCTATTGATCTTGATGGAGAATTTATTGAAAGTGTCGTTTTAGAAGGTTATCGTGACAAATCTGAATATGTTTCAAAAATGCCTTTGAAAAATATTGAGAATCCACAGGTTTATAGTACTGTCAGTGAAAATTTGTTAAAACAACAAATCATCACTAATTACGATGATGCTATGAAAAATGTACCAGGAGTACAACAATTATGGCAATCCACAGGTCGTGGTGTTTCAAATGGAGCTTATTATTCTGTTAGAGGATTTTCAGTTCAACCTACGATGTTAAATGGTTTACCAGGATTAACCAGTGGTTATCCTGACCCCGCCAATGTAGAACGAATAGAAGTCATCAAGGGACCTTCTGGCACCCTATTTGGTAGTCAAATTACTTCCTATGGAGGATTAATTAACGTGATTACTAAAAAGCCTAAAAAAGATTTTGAAGGAGAACTTAGTTATACATTAGGAGAAAACACTTTAAATCGTGTTACAGCAGATATTAATACGCCTATTGATAAACAAGGAAAATTAACTTCACGATTTGTTGGAGCTTTTCATACTGAGGATAGTTACCAAGACTATGGGTTTAACCGATCGTATTTATTCGCACCATCATTTTCTTACAAACCCAGTGATCGTTTATCTTTTTTAGTTCAGGCTCAATTCACCGATTCTGAAATAACCAATCCTACTATGTTATTTTTAGATCGAGCTAACCCCTTAACTGTTGATAATATTAACGATTTTCAATACAACCCTTATCATTCCTATACGAGTGATGATCTTACTTTAGAAAATCCTACTTTTAATATTCAAACACAAGCAAATTATAAAATAGCAGACAATTGGAACTCTCAAACCGTTTTCCAAGTTGGAGAATCTCGTTCAAAAGGAATTTACAGCTATTTATATGAAGGAACTACTACCTTAAATAATGTATTAACACAACAAAGTTTTCCTACATTATCACAAGGATCTATGTTTATGAGACTTTTCTCTGACCAAAATATTACCAATACTACCTTTGATATCCAACAAAATTTCACTGGAAATTTCAAAGTTGGAAACATGAAAAACAAACTTTTAGTTGGTTTAGACTATTATCACAATAAACAAAGAGATAAAAGTTCAAATTATATATCAAATGGAGCTATCTATTTCGGAAATGATGATGCCAATTACGTAAATCAAGTATTAAATTTATTTGTACAAAATTTTTCGCCTGATCAATACCCTATTTCAGGAGCTAATGGAAATTTAACAAAAGAAGGAGCTGAACAACTACTTCAAACTACAACATATAATGATAATGAAGTCAAAAACAAGGTATACAGTGCTTATGTTTCTGATGTTCTCGATGTAACCTCTCGTTTAGCTTTATCAGCAGGATTACGCCTAGATTATTTTGATAGCCAAGAATCAGGAGCAGATCAAACCACCTTATCACCTAGATTTGGAGCAGTTTATCAAGTTATTCCTAAAAAATTATCCTTATTTGGAAATTATATGAATGGTTTTACCAATACAACTCCTCGATCTGTAGCTGATACTGCTGGGAATAATGTTTCTATAAAAGAATTTGACCCAGAACAGGCTAACCAATGGGAATTTGGAATAAAAACCAGTCTAATCGATAATAAAATGGTTTCTTCCTTAAGTTTTTATGACATTAAGGTTACCGATCGTATTATGGCTGACCCTAACAATCCTAATAACTTTATTCAAGGTGGTGAAGTTCGTAGTAAAGGAGTTGAATTGGACGTAAGAGCCAACCCTTTTGCCGGACTAGATATGATTGTAGGTTATAGCTATAATGATAGTAAAGTTGAAAAAACAGATAACCAAGAAATTTTAGGCACAAGACCTTTAGAGGCTGGTGCAGACCACTTATTCAACTTCTGGGTAAATTATACGATGCAAGACTATTCTTTCTTAAAAGGATTAGGTTTTGGAATAGGTGGAAATTACACAAGCGAAATGGCTATTATTAATTACGCCTCAACAGGTGTGTTCAATGTTCCTGCTGAATTTATTTTAAATGCAGCGGTATCTTACGAATTTTCTAAGTTTAAAATTAATGCCAAAGTAGATAATTTAACAGATCGTGAATACTATCGTGGTTGGACAACAATCAACCCTCAAATGCCACGACGCTTCTTAGGAAGTATCACGTATAAGTTTTAA
- the hemD|UROS gene encoding uroporphyrinogen-III synthase (KEGG: ndo:DDD_1656 uroporphyrinogen-III synthase), whose product MLPEKFKILSTKVLTKEHKQHFSTNLEIIAQDFISIEPIHFNFTPQTNDLIVFTSQNAVKAVTQKTSTIENDIVCVGEKTAKLIENQFQKKPKIIGNSSKQLAQEIIKAHYSSILFLSGNLRRDELPHILQSENIDFKEITVYKTISQPHTLFQHFDGMIFFSPSGVESYLKNNQFSKNTLIFAIGDTTADFIKQKGSECIISKKPTLESLIETVNYYFNNK is encoded by the coding sequence ATGCTCCCAGAAAAATTCAAAATATTATCTACAAAAGTTCTAACTAAAGAACACAAACAACATTTTTCTACCAATTTAGAAATTATAGCTCAGGATTTTATTTCTATAGAACCCATTCACTTTAATTTTACACCTCAAACAAACGATCTTATTGTTTTCACAAGTCAAAATGCTGTAAAAGCGGTAACACAAAAAACTTCCACAATTGAAAATGATATCGTTTGTGTTGGAGAAAAAACAGCAAAATTAATAGAAAATCAATTTCAAAAGAAACCTAAAATCATAGGAAATTCATCAAAACAACTAGCTCAAGAAATTATAAAGGCCCACTATTCATCTATTCTTTTTTTAAGTGGGAACTTACGACGTGATGAACTCCCTCATATTTTACAATCTGAAAACATTGATTTTAAAGAAATTACTGTTTACAAAACCATATCTCAACCTCATACTCTATTCCAACATTTTGATGGAATGATATTTTTCAGTCCTTCAGGTGTTGAATCTTACCTTAAAAACAATCAATTTTCTAAAAATACACTTATCTTTGCTATCGGTGATACCACCGCTGATTTTATTAAACAAAAAGGTAGTGAATGCATTATTTCAAAAAAACCTACTCTAGAAAGTTTGATAGAAACAGTTAATTATTATTTTAACAACAAATAG